Part of the Thiohalophilus sp. genome is shown below.
AAGAGTCCGCGGAGATCACCGGTCTGGGCGTCTCCGTGCCGATTCCCCTGTTTCATTATTACAGCGGGGAGCAGGCGGCCGCCGGTGAACGATTGCAACTGGCCCAGGTGGAGCGTGATGCGCTGATGTTGCAGGTGCGTCGCGAAACATTACAGGGGATCGCCGACTATCGCGCGGCCCGCCGTCGTGTGGATCTACTGAACGACGATATGCTCGCGGCCGCCGAACAGAACCTGCGTCTGACCCGCGTCGCGTTCAGCGAGGGCAAGGTCGGCGCGCCGGCGATCACCACTGCCCAGGACAACCTGCTCAACGTGCGCCGCACCTATCTGGATGCCCTTGACGAATTGATCAGCGCCGCCACGGCGCTGGAGCGGGCCACGGGTGGCCTGATTCACATGGGGCAGGGCGTACCTAAAACCGATTCCCGGGAGAAATCATAATGACTATCCGACAGACACACCTTTATATACTGTTAATGCTGGGCGGCCTGGCCCTGCCCATCGGCGCGCCGCTGGCCGCCGAAGAAGACCACGCCGCCGAACCGGCGGGCGAGCATGAACGGCATGTCGAAGAAGGCGCTCACAAGGAAGCGGACGGCGAGGAAAAGCACAAGGAAAACGCGGTCCATCTGAGCGAGGCCCAGCACAAACGGCTGAACCTCAAGGTGGAGAAAGCCGAGCGCGGCAGCGCCGAGGCGGTTGTCCGCCTGCCGGCCACACTGGACTTCGACGCCGATCGCATCGCCCGGATCGGCCCGCGGCTGCGCGCCAAGGTCGTCGAAGTGGTCAAGGATCTGGGCGCGCCGGTACGGGCCGGCGAGCCGGTGCTGATCATGGACAGCGTGGCCCTGGGCAAGGCCAAGGCCCAGTATCTGACCGCCCGCGCGCGATTCAACACGGAACAGGCCAACTATAACCGCGAGCGGGAACTGGCCGCCCAGGAGATCGCCAGCGAGGCGGCATTGCTGGAAGCCCGGGCGCGCTATCGCCAGGCCCGGGCCGAACTGGAGGCCGCGGCCGAGGAACTGCGCCTGTATGGTCTCTCGCGTGAAGCCGTCAAGGCTATCGAGGCCGGCGGCAAGACACCCCTGTCGCGTTATGTCCTGACCAGTCCCATCGACGGAGTCGTCCAGCAGCGTGATGTGGCACCGGGACAGACCGTTGGCCCGGAAGCGACTCCGATTCATGTGGTCGATGACAGCCGCATGTGGGTCATGATCCAGGCCTATGAACGCCATATCCCGGCCCTGGCAGACGGCCAGCAGGTGCATCTGCGCCTGCGCGCCCTGCCCGATGAGACCTTCGAGGGGCGGGTCGACTGGATCTCGCGGGCGCTGGATCGCGACTCGCGCACGCTCGATCTTCGCGCCACGGTCGACAACCGCGACCATCTGCTGCGCGCCGGCATGTTCGGCACCGCCTCCATCCATGTGGCCGAGGGTGGGGAGACCGCCCTGGTGCCCGTGGACGCGGTGCAGCGCATCGAGGACAAGCCCATGGTATTCGTGCCCGGCGACGAGCCGGGGGCGTATCGCGCCGTCCCGGTGGTACTGGGCGAAGAGTCCGGCGGCCAGGTGGAGGTGATCGCCGGCCTGCATCCCGGAGAGGCACTGGTGGTTGCCGGTGCCTTCGATCTGAAATCCGTCATGACCGCCGGTGGCCGCAGCGCCGCCCACAACCACTAAGGGGAGAGCCGTATGATCGACAAACTGATACGCGCGGCGCTCGCCAACCGCCTGCTGACCCTGGTGCTGGTGCTCGGCCTGGCCGGTGCCGGTGTCTATTCCCTGCAGCGGGTGCCCATCGATTCGTTTCCCGATGTCACGCCGTCCATGGTCCAGGTCTTCACCGCCAGCCCCGGCCTCTCGCCGGTGGACGTGGAGACGCTGATCTCCTATCCGGTGGAGATCTCCATGTACGGCCTGCCCGGCCTGAAACGGGTGCAGAGCACCTCCATCTTCGGGCTCTCAAGGGTGAACATCTATTTCGAGGACGGCACCGACATCTACTTCGCCCGCCGGCTGGTGATGGAGCGCCTGGCCAAGGCCCGCGAGGCGATCCCCAAGGGGCTGGGCGAGCCGGAACTGGGGCCCATCACCAGCGGTCTGGGTCGGGTGTTCATGTACACCATCGAGAATGCGGAGGGCGCCAACCACTCACCAATGGCACTGCGCACCGCCCAGGACTGGATCGCCAAACCCATGCTGCGCACCGTCCCCGGGGTGACCGGCGTGCTCTCCATCGGCGGCGATGAGAAACAGTACCAGGTGAAACTGGATCAGGATGCGCTGGTGGCGCGGGACCTGGGCATCGCCGATGTACGCCGCGCCATTGTCGCCAACAACCGTAATGTGGGCGCCTCGTTCATCAATCGCGGTGGCGAGGAGTACATCATCCGTGGCTACGGCTGGGTGCAGCCCGGCGACAAGGGCCTGGAGGATCTGCGCAACATCCTGATCCGCGAGAAGGGCGGCACCCCGGTCTATCTGGGCGACGTGGCCGAGGTGAGCTACGGTCCCGCCATCCGCCGTGGTGCTCTGGTCGCCAACGGGGAAGAAGCGGTAGGCGGCTTCGTGCTCAAGCTGATCTATACCAACACCCAGGAACTGCTCGGCGCCATCGAAAAGAAGGCGGAGGCCATCAACCAGGCCCTGCCCGATGGGATGGTGCTCAATGACTACTACTCCCAGGGCGATCTGGTCTCCAAGGCCGTCGGCACGGTGGAGAAGGCGCTGCTGGAAGGCGCCGTACTGGTGCTGGTGCTGCTGTACCTGTTCCTGGGCAATGTACGCTCGACGCTGATCGTGATCGCCAGTCTGCCGCTGGCGGTGCTGGCAGCCTTCATCGCCATGGACTACGTGGGTATGTCCGCCAACCTGATGAGTCTGGGCGGCCTGGCCATCGGCATCGGCATGATGGTCGACGGCGCCGTGGTGGTGGTGGAGAACATCTTCCGTCACATGGAGGAAAGACAGAACGAGAAGATCAGCATGGTCCGACTGGTGGGCGAGGCCGCCCGCGAGGTGGCCCGGCCGGTCGTGTTCGCTATCGGCATCATCATCATCGTGTTCCTGCCGCTGTTCACCCTGCAGGGGGTGGAGGGCAAGATGTTCTCGCCCATGGCCTATACCATCTCCTTTGCCCTGGCAGGTGCGTTGCTCATGGCGCTGACCCTGGTGCCGGTGCTGGCCAGCCTGGTGTTCTCCAAAGGCAGCGCCCACGGTGAGCCCCGGCTGGTGGGCTGGCTCAAACAGGTCTACCGCCCGGTCATCCGGACCGTGGTGCAACGTCCGAAGGCGGTGTTCGGGACGGCGGTGGCCGTGTTTGCCGCGAGTTTGACCCTGTTTCCGTTTCTGGGTACGGAATTTGTGCCGACCCTGCGCGAGGGCACCTTCCTGGTGCGCTCGACGCTGCCCCCCGGCACCAACCTGGATAAATCCATCGAATACTCCAGCCATATCCAGGCGATCTTCGACGAGTTCCCGGAGGTCAAGGGCACCTACGCCCGCGTCGGCCGCGCCGAGGTCGGCGGCGATCCCGAGCCGGTGAACGTGGTGGCCTCGCTGGTCGCCCTCAAGCCACTCGACAAGTGGGACAGCGGGCGCAGTTATGAACAACTGCAAAGTGTGATGGCCGAGCGGCTGCAGGCCGAACTGCCGGGACTGGCCAACAACTTCTCCCAGCCCATCGCCCTGCGCACCGACGAACTGCTGTCGGGGATCATGGCCCAGGTGGTGATCAGCCTGTATGGCGAGGACCTGGATGAGCTGGCCGAATACGGGGAGAAGATCCAGCACATCGCCAGAGGGGTGGACGGCGCGGTCGACGTGCGCATGCAGCAACAGGGCGGCAAGCCGCAGGTGGTGGTGCGCCCCGATCGCGGGGAACTGGCCCGTTACGGCATCGCCCTGGATGAGGTGCTGAACGCGGTGGAGACCGGCATCGGCGGCGCCACGGCGGGGCAGGTGTTCGAAGGCATTCGCCGTTTCGACATCTTCGTGCGCCTGGCCGCGCAGAGCCGGGAGCGGATCGATCAGATCCGCAACCTGCCCCTGCGCACCGCCGAGGGTGCGCTGATCCCGCTGTCGCGCGTGGCGGACGTGGAGGTGTTCGTCGGGCCCAAGAAGATCTCGCGGGCCAAGGCCAGCCGCCGGGTGTTCGTGCAGCTCAATGTGCGCGGGCGCGACATGGGCAGCGTGGTGTCTGATATCGAGAAGCGGGTCAACAGTGAAATCGATCTGCCGGCCGGTTATTACGTCGAATACGGCGGCCAGTTCGAGAACCAGCGCCGCGCCATGCAAACCCTGTACATCGTGGTGCCCATCACCCTGGCGCTGATCTTTTTGATGCTGTTCTCGGCTTTCGGCAGCCTGCGCTACGCGGTGCTGATCTTTTTGAATGTGCCGTTTGCCATCACCGGTGGCATCATTGCCCTGTGGATATCCGGACTGTATCTGTCAGTGCCGGGTGCCGTGGGCTTCATCGCCGTGTTCGGGGTGGCCGTGCTCAACGGCGTGGTGATGGTCTCGTACATTAACCAGTTGCGAGAACAGGGTATGGAGACGCTGGAGGCCGTACGAGTCGGTGCTGAACGTCGCCTGCGTCCGGTATTGATGACCGCCTCGGTGGCCATCCTCGGGTTGATCCCGCTGCTGCTGGCCAGTGGTATCGGTGCCAACGTGCAGCGACCGCTGGCCGCCGTTGTGATAGGTGGCCTGGTCACCTCGACCCTGCTGACCCTGCTGGTGCTGCCGAGTGTCTATCGCTGGTTCGCCGTGCCGCGCCGTGAAGCCAAAATCTGACAAGAGGAATCCATTATGAAAGAGATCAAAGCCTATATCCGCAACAACATGGTCGATGCCGTGATCGATGCCCTGGCGGCCATGCCGGACATTCCCGGCGTGGCCGTGGTGCCGGTCAACGGTTTCGGTCATGTCCATGACAACGGGGATACCACCGTGCGCGTCTCCATGAGCAAACTGGAGATCGACGTACCGGCGTATGAGGTGGAAGCCGTCATCGACTGTATTACGCGTCATGCGCGCACCGGCGAGGGCCACCCCGGCGACGGCAAGGTCTACGTCCAGAGCCTGGACGAAGCCGTGCGCATCGCGGACGGGCAGCGGGGCGAAGGGATCCTCGTCCGCTTCGTGTGATCCGGCCTGCCGGATCACACGAAAGCAGGGTGGATCAAGCCACAGGCGGATCCACCTTCCCCGGGCCTGTGGGAGCACCCCGCGGGCGCGATTTCGAATAAGCCGGATCCGCTGCGCTTGATCCGGCCTACCGGGTCACAAAAGCAGGGTGGATCAAGCCGCAGGCGGATCCACCTTCCTCGGGCCTGTGGGAGCGCCCCGCGGGCGCGATTCTTTCTATGCGCCGGATCCGCTCTGCCTGGTTCGGCCTACCGGTTACCCCCGAGTTATTGACAGCTTGCCGGTAAAAGATAACTCTGATGCTCTTGCCGATGAGTTCGGCGCCAGCATTCTTGATCCGGCATATTGTGGTAAAACTACGAAGCGACGCCTGATGACAAACAAAGACCGCTACGATGTCTCTGATTCGGTGGAACTGGTCCTGGTTCATCCCTTTCGGGAGGGCAACGGTCGTTGCGCACGCCTGCTCGCAAGTATCATGGCGCTGCAGGCCGGACTGCCGGTATTGGACTTCAGCTTGTTAAGTAAAATGAAAAAAGCGGATTATTTCGCCGCGGTTCAAGCCGGCATGGATCGCAACTATCGGCCAATGGAGGACCTGTTCGCGGAAATTATCGAGAATTCGATTCGGGCTTAGACGGGGCAGGTTGAAAATCACCATCGGTAACATCAGTGATTTGTCGGCGTATTACCGCAACACTTTCCCCGGTTTCGATAGCAGTGGAGCTGGAAACACTGGTGATCAGGGCATCCCGGTATTTCCGGGGATCCCGCAGATGAGGATTGGACTTGAACAGGGATTTCTTTGTCATGCGCAGCGCCTTCAAAGTCAGGAGACGGCCCCCGAAGCGCCTGGATTCCCGGGGCTCACAGCCAACCGCTGGAAGGAAGCACCGCAGACACACAGACAAGCACGCAGCAGGATTGACCCGTCTACTCTCTATGATCGCATCTTTTGCTTAAAATTCAAGCAATTATGCACCGAATTCAGACAAATGTCGGGAATAAATTAATCACAAATCAACAAGTTAATCGGTTTTCCGTTCCCGGCCCAACCCTCATCCCTGCCCGCAGGGCCGGGCGCGACAGGACAAGTGGCAAGCAGCAAGCAGGTCGCCGCTGGAAGCGCCTCCCACAAATACCCTGGCTTTATCTGCCGACTGCCATCTGCCAACTATCTCTCTACTCGTAACTCGTCCCTCGTCATTGCCCGAAGGGCCGGGGCCTGTGGGAGCGCCCCACGGGCGCGAATTTCACTTGATCCGGCGCCTCTCTGCCGGCTGCCATCTGCCAACTGCCAGCTGCTAACTATATTTCTCCTCGTCCCTCGTAACTCGTCCCTAGTGCCTGCCCAAAGGGCAATGGCGGATTTCGGCTAGGGGATATCCCTGATACTATTAATAATGCGCCTCAGTTAGTCTTAGAGAAGCTGTGTGGCGAAATTTGGGGATTTCGTGGATAAATTAAATAAAAAAGAGCTCTCGGAACGAGATATTTGCAGCAAATGCATTACACCCGCCTTGTTCAAGGCGGGGTGGGATGCTGATACGCAAATTCGTGAGGAGGTCGCTCTTACAGACGGAAAGATTCTTGTTCGGGGCCAGAAGCACAAACGGGGTGAGCGTAAATTTGCAGATTACATCCTGTTCTATAAGCCAAATATCCCGATTGCGGTCATCGAGGCCAAGGATAATCACCACTCAATAGGGGATGGGATGCAGCAGGCATTGCACTACAGCGACATGCTGGGGCGTGCTGATGCGCAGGAGTCGTTACCCTTTGTTTTCAGTTCCAATGGCGACGGCTTCTTATTTCATGACCGCACCATAACGGACAGGGCAGTCGAGCGCGAGATTCCGATGGACGATTTCCCATCGCCCGAGGAGCTCTGGCAGCGCTATTGTGCATGGAAGGGCATTGAGGAATCGCGCAAGCCCATAGTGGAACAGGACTATTTTTACGACAACAGCGGAAAATCGCCGCGCTATTACCAACTCAACGCCATCAACCGCACTATAGAAGCCATTGCCAAGGGTCAGCAACGCATTCTGCTCGTTATGGCCACGGGCACGGGCAAAACCTATACCGCCTTTCAGATTATCTGGCGTTTATGGAAATCCGGCGCGAAGAAACGCATTCTCTATCTGGCCGACCGCAATATCCTCATCGACCAGACTAGAACCAATGACTTCAAGCCCTTTGGCAATGCTCTCACCAAGATACAGAATCGCCAGGCAGAGAAGTCCTACGAGATTTATCTGTCGCTCTACCAGGCCGTCAGCGGCAACGAAGAAGAGAAAAATATCTACAAGCAGTTCTCACCCGATTTTTTCGATCTGGTCGTCGTGGACGAGTGCCATCGGGGTAGTGCCCGCGAGGCCTCAGCCTGGCATGAAATCCTGGATTATTTCTCATCGGCAACCCATATCGGTATGACGGCGACACCAAAAGAAACAGAGGATGTGTCCAATATCCATTACTTTGGTGAGCCGGTATACACCTATACCCTCAAACAGGGTATCGAAGATGGTTTTCTTGCACCTTACAAGGTGGTGCGCCTCGATCTGGACAAAGATGTTTTCGGCTGGCGTCCACCCAAAGGAATGAAAGACAAGTACGGCAATGAGATTGAAGACCGT
Proteins encoded:
- a CDS encoding P-II family nitrogen regulator produces the protein MKEIKAYIRNNMVDAVIDALAAMPDIPGVAVVPVNGFGHVHDNGDTTVRVSMSKLEIDVPAYEVEAVIDCITRHARTGEGHPGDGKVYVQSLDEAVRIADGQRGEGILVRFV
- a CDS encoding efflux RND transporter periplasmic adaptor subunit, encoding MTIRQTHLYILLMLGGLALPIGAPLAAEEDHAAEPAGEHERHVEEGAHKEADGEEKHKENAVHLSEAQHKRLNLKVEKAERGSAEAVVRLPATLDFDADRIARIGPRLRAKVVEVVKDLGAPVRAGEPVLIMDSVALGKAKAQYLTARARFNTEQANYNRERELAAQEIASEAALLEARARYRQARAELEAAAEELRLYGLSREAVKAIEAGGKTPLSRYVLTSPIDGVVQQRDVAPGQTVGPEATPIHVVDDSRMWVMIQAYERHIPALADGQQVHLRLRALPDETFEGRVDWISRALDRDSRTLDLRATVDNRDHLLRAGMFGTASIHVAEGGETALVPVDAVQRIEDKPMVFVPGDEPGAYRAVPVVLGEESGGQVEVIAGLHPGEALVVAGAFDLKSVMTAGGRSAAHNH
- a CDS encoding CusA/CzcA family heavy metal efflux RND transporter; the protein is MIDKLIRAALANRLLTLVLVLGLAGAGVYSLQRVPIDSFPDVTPSMVQVFTASPGLSPVDVETLISYPVEISMYGLPGLKRVQSTSIFGLSRVNIYFEDGTDIYFARRLVMERLAKAREAIPKGLGEPELGPITSGLGRVFMYTIENAEGANHSPMALRTAQDWIAKPMLRTVPGVTGVLSIGGDEKQYQVKLDQDALVARDLGIADVRRAIVANNRNVGASFINRGGEEYIIRGYGWVQPGDKGLEDLRNILIREKGGTPVYLGDVAEVSYGPAIRRGALVANGEEAVGGFVLKLIYTNTQELLGAIEKKAEAINQALPDGMVLNDYYSQGDLVSKAVGTVEKALLEGAVLVLVLLYLFLGNVRSTLIVIASLPLAVLAAFIAMDYVGMSANLMSLGGLAIGIGMMVDGAVVVVENIFRHMEERQNEKISMVRLVGEAAREVARPVVFAIGIIIIVFLPLFTLQGVEGKMFSPMAYTISFALAGALLMALTLVPVLASLVFSKGSAHGEPRLVGWLKQVYRPVIRTVVQRPKAVFGTAVAVFAASLTLFPFLGTEFVPTLREGTFLVRSTLPPGTNLDKSIEYSSHIQAIFDEFPEVKGTYARVGRAEVGGDPEPVNVVASLVALKPLDKWDSGRSYEQLQSVMAERLQAELPGLANNFSQPIALRTDELLSGIMAQVVISLYGEDLDELAEYGEKIQHIARGVDGAVDVRMQQQGGKPQVVVRPDRGELARYGIALDEVLNAVETGIGGATAGQVFEGIRRFDIFVRLAAQSRERIDQIRNLPLRTAEGALIPLSRVADVEVFVGPKKISRAKASRRVFVQLNVRGRDMGSVVSDIEKRVNSEIDLPAGYYVEYGGQFENQRRAMQTLYIVVPITLALIFLMLFSAFGSLRYAVLIFLNVPFAITGGIIALWISGLYLSVPGAVGFIAVFGVAVLNGVVMVSYINQLREQGMETLEAVRVGAERRLRPVLMTASVAILGLIPLLLASGIGANVQRPLAAVVIGGLVTSTLLTLLVLPSVYRWFAVPRREAKI